From the genome of Bradyrhizobium elkanii USDA 76, one region includes:
- a CDS encoding flotillin family protein, translated as MWELAVPVVIGVIVILVIGLLFAKLYKRSTRDEAYVRTGLGGQKVVLDGGSLVLPIFHSTAAVNLKTLRLEVARGGPDSLITKDRMRVDIGAEFYLRVKPDSSSIALAAQTLGNRTNDAAELRELVEAKFVDGLRSVAATMNLEELQEQRATFVKAVQDAVGADIQNNGLELESVSLTKLDQSDIKHFNPSNFFDAHGLTTLTKITKEREQERNQIVRTTEVNIAQQDLVARQTTLTIESTKREAELAQQRDIANKTAAMRAQTAQVEQTALQNEAEYRIQQELAVANKQTEANQARDTRKIEADLAVKRRNTEMERDLQIVAQESAIAVAAKSKEQSEAQTIAETARAVAIAAEEKVTTARATEIAERDKIINVIAARKAAETDAMPITVMAEAERQAAANKAEATNVLAKADAAAATTRAAGVKALGQAEAEVATMKAEARNTLSADMIAYDLNLARINVIPSALAEAVKPIEKISDIRIFDTGSMLGRGGANGHANGNGGLGLGDGLAAQLLSVSAFKPMIDKILSEAGFPACSDALTSLTSALAQRKAEVAEAPTVGIESAPTAQVGTITGQLAPAPKQQ; from the coding sequence ATGTGGGAACTTGCTGTACCCGTCGTTATTGGCGTCATCGTCATCCTCGTTATCGGTCTCCTGTTCGCAAAACTCTACAAGCGCTCGACGCGCGACGAGGCCTATGTCCGCACCGGCCTCGGCGGCCAGAAGGTGGTGCTCGACGGCGGCTCGCTCGTGCTGCCGATCTTCCATTCCACCGCGGCGGTGAACCTGAAGACGCTGCGGCTCGAGGTCGCGCGCGGCGGCCCGGACTCGCTGATCACCAAGGACCGCATGCGCGTCGATATCGGCGCCGAGTTCTATCTGCGCGTCAAACCCGACTCGTCGTCGATCGCGCTCGCCGCGCAGACGCTCGGCAACCGCACCAACGACGCGGCCGAGCTGCGCGAGCTGGTCGAGGCCAAGTTCGTCGACGGCCTGCGCTCGGTCGCCGCGACCATGAACCTCGAGGAATTGCAGGAGCAACGCGCCACCTTCGTCAAGGCGGTGCAGGACGCGGTCGGTGCCGACATCCAGAACAACGGTCTCGAGCTTGAATCGGTGTCGCTGACGAAGCTCGACCAGAGCGACATCAAGCACTTCAACCCCAGCAATTTCTTCGACGCGCACGGCCTCACCACGCTGACCAAGATCACCAAGGAGCGTGAGCAGGAGCGCAACCAGATCGTCCGTACCACCGAGGTCAACATCGCCCAGCAGGACCTGGTGGCGCGGCAGACCACGCTGACGATCGAAAGCACCAAGCGCGAGGCCGAGCTCGCCCAGCAGCGCGACATCGCCAACAAGACCGCCGCGATGCGCGCGCAGACGGCGCAGGTCGAACAGACCGCGCTGCAGAACGAGGCCGAATACCGCATCCAGCAGGAGCTCGCGGTCGCCAACAAGCAGACCGAGGCCAACCAGGCCCGCGACACCCGCAAGATCGAGGCCGATCTCGCGGTCAAGCGCCGCAATACCGAGATGGAGCGCGACCTCCAGATCGTGGCGCAGGAAAGCGCCATCGCGGTCGCAGCCAAGAGCAAGGAGCAGTCGGAGGCCCAGACCATCGCCGAGACAGCGCGCGCGGTCGCGATCGCCGCCGAGGAAAAGGTCACCACCGCCCGCGCCACCGAGATCGCCGAGCGCGACAAGATCATCAACGTGATCGCGGCGCGCAAGGCGGCCGAGACCGACGCGATGCCGATCACGGTGATGGCCGAGGCCGAACGCCAGGCCGCCGCCAACAAGGCGGAAGCCACCAACGTGCTCGCCAAGGCCGATGCGGCGGCCGCCACCACCCGCGCTGCCGGCGTCAAGGCGCTCGGCCAGGCCGAAGCCGAGGTCGCGACGATGAAGGCGGAGGCGCGCAACACGCTGAGCGCCGACATGATCGCCTACGATCTCAACCTCGCGCGGATCAACGTGATCCCGAGCGCGCTCGCCGAGGCGGTGAAGCCGATCGAGAAGATTTCCGACATCCGGATCTTCGACACCGGCAGCATGCTCGGCCGCGGCGGCGCCAACGGCCACGCCAACGGCAATGGCGGCCTCGGGCTCGGCGACGGCCTCGCCGCGCAGCTGCTGTCGGTCTCGGCGTTCAAGCCGATGATCGACAAGATTCTCTCGGAGGCAGGCTTCCCCGCCTGCTCCGACGCGCTCACCAGCCTGACCAGCGCGCTGGCGCAGCGCAAGGCCGAGGTCGCCGAAGCACCGACGGTGGGCATCGAAAGCGCGCCAACCGCGCAGGTCGGCACCATTACGGGCCAACTGGCGCCTGCTCCCAAACAGCAGTGA
- a CDS encoding PspA/IM30 family protein, translated as MIKLPVETPTATLRYALAPDPSGIEAIEATFAAYDRMMAILAEVAPVGANLVSLHAQAYEKIRKETGLPARLVTLGLRDRANYIAGAAVRRIPLDDKLFAIKGPTSLTISTVSGRVLVPFDVPGYVSGWESPFPAHLISDGRGYEIHIAVKSKSAQSEEKTMLHEGILARMGRLLAAIASQTIDNVENNNKVALVKQAIREIDAGADEARYALGKSRAEEFRLRKRREELDIETTALNEKIRLALAENREDLARAGVARQIDLESQVIALERAMDFIELEIDEQTKALQAMLGARREAETRLADLEQSLIREAQDETSRGPSATNTLSAERAMAAIARVTGVPASSVLGDKELDELDRLHREKEIAARLERIKSEK; from the coding sequence ATGATCAAGCTGCCCGTCGAGACGCCCACCGCGACGCTACGCTACGCCCTCGCCCCCGACCCTTCAGGCATCGAGGCGATCGAGGCGACCTTTGCGGCCTACGACCGGATGATGGCGATCCTTGCCGAGGTCGCCCCCGTCGGCGCCAACCTGGTCTCGCTGCACGCCCAGGCCTACGAGAAGATCCGCAAGGAGACCGGCCTGCCCGCACGGCTGGTGACGCTCGGCCTGCGCGACCGCGCCAATTACATCGCAGGCGCCGCCGTCCGCCGGATACCGCTCGACGACAAGTTGTTCGCGATCAAGGGTCCAACTTCACTGACCATTAGCACTGTCAGCGGACGTGTCTTGGTGCCGTTCGACGTGCCGGGATATGTCTCGGGCTGGGAAAGCCCCTTCCCGGCGCATTTGATCTCGGATGGACGCGGCTACGAAATCCACATCGCCGTCAAATCGAAATCAGCACAATCGGAGGAGAAGACCATGCTTCACGAAGGCATCCTTGCGCGCATGGGCCGGCTTCTTGCCGCCATCGCGAGCCAGACCATCGACAATGTCGAGAACAACAACAAGGTCGCGCTGGTCAAACAGGCGATCCGCGAGATCGACGCCGGCGCCGACGAGGCGCGCTATGCGCTCGGCAAGTCGCGCGCCGAAGAATTCCGCTTGAGGAAACGGCGCGAGGAACTGGATATCGAAACGACTGCTCTGAACGAAAAGATTCGTCTCGCACTTGCGGAAAATCGCGAGGATCTCGCGCGCGCCGGCGTCGCACGGCAAATTGATCTGGAGTCGCAGGTGATCGCGCTGGAACGCGCGATGGATTTCATCGAGCTCGAAATCGATGAGCAGACCAAGGCACTGCAGGCCATGCTCGGCGCGCGTCGTGAGGCAGAGACGCGCCTGGCCGATCTCGAACAAAGCCTGATCCGCGAGGCCCAGGACGAAACCAGCCGGGGCCCATCCGCGACCAATACATTGAGTGCTGAGCGCGCCATGGCGGCGATCGCCCGGGTCACCGGCGTTCCCGCCTCCAGCGTGCTCGGCGACAAGGAGCTTGACGAACTCGATCGCCTGCATCGCGAAAAGGAAATCGCGGCGCGGCTTGAAAGGATCAAGTCAGAAAAATGA
- a CDS encoding N-acyl homoserine lactonase family protein, which produces MLFWAVGVLPHADAEPAKSGVEKLYILNCGEGVAGDISRWSPGVNEGKSMDFVDNCYLIKHAQGWLLWDTGIPDAVTAMPDGLAPADPKAVTWRRPKTLAVQLDQLGVKPLDIKAIAVSHTHPDHIGNVELFPAAMLYVQKAEYEWPGANNAPRFKPEHPVTKLEGDRDVFGDGSVTILSTPGHTPGHQSLLVKLPKTGAVVLTGDAVHFRDNWDNRRAPSMNVSKEQTLASMQKIADTLTKEKAQLWINHDKAQRDGLKLSPDFYD; this is translated from the coding sequence ATGTTGTTCTGGGCCGTGGGCGTGCTGCCGCATGCGGACGCCGAGCCGGCGAAATCAGGCGTCGAGAAGCTCTACATCCTCAACTGCGGCGAGGGCGTTGCCGGCGACATTTCACGCTGGTCGCCCGGCGTCAATGAAGGCAAGTCGATGGACTTCGTCGACAATTGCTACCTGATCAAGCACGCCCAGGGCTGGTTGCTGTGGGACACCGGGATTCCCGACGCGGTGACGGCGATGCCGGACGGCCTTGCGCCGGCCGATCCGAAGGCGGTCACCTGGCGGCGGCCGAAGACGCTCGCCGTGCAGCTCGACCAGCTCGGCGTCAAGCCGTTAGACATCAAGGCGATCGCCGTGTCGCACACCCATCCCGATCACATCGGCAATGTCGAGCTGTTCCCGGCCGCGATGCTGTATGTGCAGAAGGCGGAGTATGAGTGGCCCGGCGCCAACAACGCGCCGCGCTTCAAGCCCGAGCATCCCGTGACGAAGCTCGAAGGCGACCGCGACGTGTTCGGCGACGGCAGCGTCACCATCCTGTCGACGCCAGGCCACACGCCCGGCCACCAGTCGCTGCTGGTGAAACTGCCGAAGACAGGCGCGGTCGTGCTGACCGGCGATGCCGTTCACTTCAGGGACAATTGGGACAACCGGCGCGCGCCGAGCATGAACGTCAGCAAGGAGCAGACGCTGGCCTCGATGCAGAAGATCGCCGACACGCTGACAAAGGAGAAGGCGCAGCTCTGGATCAACCACGACAAGGCGCAGCGCGACGGGCTGAAGCTGTCGCCGGACTTCTACGACTGA
- a CDS encoding DMT family transporter — translation MGEWIGVAIALVSSCLGGTAAAITRYLAGNADPITLAILRWAIGFLCVLPAAVLLGTKWPRRGDLPAVAALGVAFFGVFFVLYNLAMSYTTAARASLALATLPLSTMVVGALLGIEPLTMRKSIGVSIAVLGVAAALASGLAAAPPGAWRGELIMAAAVLCMAFYNVLSRPFIRRSSALGFLAVGMGAGAAALVVVGSFTGSLATLREFGPSQWIAGLYLGIASGALAFILWVLALERASPTRVANTMTVNPIAAGLLAKQLVGEPITANLVVGLIAVFAGIWIATSETKPV, via the coding sequence ATGGGCGAGTGGATCGGCGTTGCGATTGCACTGGTCTCGAGCTGCCTCGGCGGCACGGCGGCGGCGATCACGCGTTATCTGGCTGGCAACGCCGACCCGATCACATTGGCGATCCTGCGCTGGGCGATCGGCTTTCTCTGCGTGCTTCCCGCCGCGGTCCTGCTCGGGACGAAGTGGCCGCGGCGCGGGGACTTGCCGGCGGTCGCGGCGCTCGGCGTCGCCTTCTTCGGCGTGTTCTTCGTGCTCTATAATCTCGCGATGTCCTACACGACGGCGGCGCGCGCCAGCCTGGCGTTGGCGACCTTGCCGCTCTCCACCATGGTCGTCGGCGCCTTGCTCGGCATCGAGCCGCTGACGATGCGCAAATCGATCGGGGTTTCGATTGCGGTGCTCGGCGTGGCGGCGGCGCTGGCATCCGGGCTGGCGGCAGCGCCACCGGGCGCATGGCGCGGCGAACTGATCATGGCCGCCGCGGTGCTCTGCATGGCCTTCTACAACGTGCTGTCGCGGCCGTTCATCCGCCGCTCCAGCGCGCTCGGTTTCCTTGCCGTCGGCATGGGCGCCGGCGCGGCGGCGCTCGTCGTGGTCGGATCGTTCACCGGCAGCCTGGCGACGCTGCGCGAGTTCGGTCCCTCGCAGTGGATCGCGGGGCTCTATCTCGGGATAGCCAGCGGTGCGCTGGCCTTCATCCTGTGGGTGCTGGCACTTGAGCGGGCCTCGCCGACCCGCGTCGCCAACACCATGACGGTCAATCCGATCGCCGCCGGGCTGCTTGCGAAGCAATTGGTCGGCGAGCCGATCACGGCCAATCTGGTCGTCGGCCTGATCGCGGTCTTTGCGGGCATCTGGATTGCGACGTCGGAAACCAAACCGGTCTGA
- a CDS encoding arginyltransferase, with translation MTQHSRDTPQFYLTAPSPCPYLPGRHERKVFTHLVGDKAGDLNDLLTHGGFRRSQSIAYRPACDQCRACVSVRVIANEFRPSRNFRKVLARNADIIGEQRTAVPTSEQYSVFRAYLDRRHRNGGMADMTVLDYAMMVEDSHVETRIIEYRKRNADSAITGRGDELMAVALTDVLSDGLSMVYSFFEPGLEARSLGTFMILDHIARARRQGLPYVYLGYWIEGSKKMDYKGRFLPQQRLAPSGWLRVDASGEVLAEPQD, from the coding sequence GTGACCCAGCATTCGCGTGATACTCCCCAGTTCTATTTGACGGCGCCCTCGCCCTGCCCGTACTTGCCGGGCCGCCATGAGCGGAAGGTTTTCACGCACCTGGTCGGCGACAAAGCGGGCGATCTCAACGACTTGCTGACCCATGGCGGCTTCCGCCGCAGCCAGTCGATCGCCTACCGCCCGGCCTGCGACCAGTGCCGGGCCTGTGTCTCGGTCCGGGTGATCGCCAACGAATTCCGCCCCTCCCGCAACTTCCGCAAGGTGCTGGCCCGCAACGCCGACATCATCGGCGAGCAGCGCACCGCGGTGCCGACCTCGGAGCAATATTCGGTCTTCCGCGCCTATCTCGACCGCCGCCACCGCAACGGCGGGATGGCCGACATGACCGTGCTCGACTACGCCATGATGGTCGAGGACAGCCATGTCGAGACCCGGATCATCGAGTACCGCAAGCGCAATGCCGACAGCGCCATCACCGGCCGCGGCGACGAGCTGATGGCGGTGGCGCTGACCGACGTGCTCAGCGACGGGCTGTCGATGGTCTATTCGTTCTTCGAGCCCGGGCTGGAGGCCCGCTCGCTCGGCACCTTCATGATCCTCGACCACATCGCCCGCGCCCGCCGGCAGGGCCTGCCCTACGTCTATCTCGGCTACTGGATCGAGGGCTCCAAGAAGATGGACTACAAGGGCCGCTTCCTGCCGCAGCAGCGGCTCGCGCCGTCGGGCTGGCTGCGCGTCGACGCCTCAGGCGAGGTCTTGGCCGAGCCGCAGGACTAA
- a CDS encoding OB-fold-containig protein, with the protein MSAVGDILLAPDVRPFAVAAAIMVALGGIELLSTMIGLSISELIGKDFAVEAESHNALSGLFLWINAGRLPLLILIILILGIFSIGGFLLQGLAHAAGTAIPVSFAAVVAAAGSIPVIRNTSRGLARIIPRDESYAVNDSDFVGKVATVSVGPLDQGLPGRVRLKDVFGNWHTVSARASAESGALPVGASVLLVDRDAKGFIAIAAPADLVEQQRSSNRA; encoded by the coding sequence ATGAGTGCAGTTGGCGACATTCTGCTCGCCCCCGACGTGCGGCCCTTCGCGGTCGCGGCTGCGATCATGGTGGCACTTGGCGGTATCGAATTGCTGAGCACCATGATCGGACTTTCGATCAGCGAATTGATCGGCAAGGATTTCGCGGTCGAGGCCGAGAGCCACAACGCTCTCAGTGGCCTGTTTCTCTGGATCAACGCCGGGCGGCTTCCCCTCCTGATCCTGATCATCCTGATCCTCGGCATCTTCTCGATCGGAGGCTTTCTGCTTCAGGGACTGGCGCATGCCGCAGGCACCGCCATCCCGGTCTCATTTGCCGCGGTGGTTGCTGCCGCAGGCAGCATCCCCGTGATCAGAAATACCAGCCGCGGCCTCGCCCGCATCATTCCGCGCGACGAGAGCTATGCGGTCAACGACAGCGACTTTGTCGGCAAGGTCGCAACCGTGTCGGTCGGCCCGCTCGATCAGGGCCTGCCCGGCAGGGTCCGTCTCAAGGATGTCTTCGGCAACTGGCACACCGTGTCGGCGCGTGCCAGCGCGGAATCCGGGGCATTGCCGGTCGGCGCCAGCGTGCTGCTGGTCGACCGCGACGCCAAGGGCTTCATCGCGATTGCCGCTCCAGCCGACCTCGTCGAACAACAACGATCTTCCAACAGGGCATAA
- a CDS encoding MFS transporter codes for MSADTPRLPATFNRLAWSNLAAQSAEQIALAAAPIVAVLLLGVGEGQTGVLQTALTLPFILFAIPAGLLADRVSRRWVMAGSEALRAAALAAMLLLLWLGLMTLPLLALLGFIAVCGTVAYSVAAPALVPSLVTSRQLPAANARIELARTVAFASGPALGGVLVGWVGAAPAFGFAAALSAIAVVLLAGIYEPARQPAPRRHPLQDIKEGAAFVMHHALLRPVFITQFIFNTASFLLLAVFVPYAVRHLGLSATGVGTTLAMYGVGMVVGALFATRVMKRLAFGTVIGLGPVTGFVAAAVMALTTWIATPLLAGLSFFLLGVGPILWVISTTTLRQSVTPPSLLGRVSAINIMSYGARPLGSALGAIVGGLYGAEACLYLAAAIFAAQALVILMSPAVSLTRQPDMVGEPARC; via the coding sequence ATGTCCGCCGATACGCCTCGCCTGCCGGCCACCTTCAACCGCCTGGCCTGGTCCAACCTTGCCGCGCAATCGGCCGAACAGATTGCGCTTGCGGCTGCGCCCATCGTGGCCGTGCTGCTGCTCGGCGTCGGCGAAGGCCAGACCGGCGTGTTGCAGACCGCGCTGACGCTGCCCTTCATCCTGTTTGCGATCCCCGCCGGCCTGCTTGCCGACCGCGTGTCGCGGCGCTGGGTGATGGCGGGCTCCGAAGCGCTGCGCGCGGCCGCGCTTGCCGCAATGCTGCTGCTCTTGTGGCTCGGCCTGATGACGCTGCCGCTGCTGGCCCTGCTCGGCTTCATCGCGGTCTGCGGCACGGTCGCCTACAGCGTCGCTGCGCCGGCGCTGGTCCCCTCGCTGGTGACGTCACGGCAATTGCCGGCGGCGAACGCCCGCATCGAGCTCGCGCGCACCGTCGCATTCGCCAGCGGCCCCGCGCTCGGCGGCGTGCTGGTCGGCTGGGTCGGTGCCGCGCCCGCATTCGGCTTCGCCGCGGCGCTGTCGGCGATCGCGGTCGTGCTGCTCGCCGGCATCTACGAGCCGGCGCGGCAGCCCGCCCCGCGGCGCCATCCGTTGCAGGACATCAAGGAAGGCGCAGCCTTCGTGATGCACCACGCCTTGCTGCGGCCGGTGTTCATCACCCAGTTCATCTTCAACACCGCGTCGTTCCTGCTGCTCGCCGTGTTCGTGCCCTATGCGGTGCGTCATCTCGGGCTCAGTGCGACCGGTGTCGGCACCACGCTTGCGATGTACGGCGTCGGCATGGTGGTCGGCGCGCTGTTCGCCACCCGCGTGATGAAGCGGCTGGCGTTCGGCACCGTGATCGGGCTCGGCCCCGTCACCGGCTTCGTCGCCGCGGCCGTGATGGCGCTGACGACCTGGATTGCGACGCCGCTGCTCGCGGGCCTCAGCTTCTTCCTGCTCGGCGTCGGCCCGATCCTGTGGGTGATCTCGACCACCACGCTGCGGCAGTCGGTGACGCCGCCGTCGCTGCTCGGCCGCGTCTCGGCCATCAACATCATGAGCTACGGCGCCCGCCCGCTCGGCTCCGCGCTCGGCGCCATCGTCGGCGGCCTCTACGGTGCCGAGGCCTGCCTCTATCTCGCGGCCGCGATCTTCGCCGCCCAGGCGCTGGTGATCCTGATGTCGCCGGCGGTGTCGCTGACGCGGCAGCCCGACATGGTCGGCGAACCCGCGCGCTGCTGA
- a CDS encoding adenylate/guanylate cyclase domain-containing protein yields MELTPRLRLMSWLVRQGLTGLPENDLLRGFCERCRAAGMPLSRAIVFIDTLHPIFEGRGFRWNDGESNEADIFEYGSTSAGEASQTWRRSAFYHMLENGHDEIVIDLADTSHDFSMIGELAEKGHKHFAAFVHRFGEAGTIGEMDCFYSYYTTRRSDGFDENHLAALRDLVPVLGLAIKSAAQVEIARTLGRVYLGRDTAEQVLRGRMQRGITEKIKAVLWYSDVRGSTAISERIGPDEIIPFLNDYAQASIDAIHDAGGEVLKLIGDGVLAMFTGENVAGAKRAALRAEHRFRHNIRVLNDRRENEGRPTTTAYVGLHVGQVFYGNIGSEDRLDFTVVGPAVNEVSRIASMCASVDRELLTSTDFRTGLDAAGRNYLVSTGRFVLRGIGHAQDLYTLDPAVAADEVVGGKYERYLAS; encoded by the coding sequence ATGGAACTGACACCCCGTTTGCGCCTGATGAGTTGGCTGGTCCGCCAAGGTCTGACGGGCCTGCCGGAAAACGACCTGCTGCGCGGTTTCTGCGAGCGCTGCCGGGCCGCGGGCATGCCGCTGTCGCGGGCGATCGTCTTCATCGACACCCTGCATCCGATCTTCGAGGGACGCGGTTTCCGCTGGAACGACGGCGAGAGCAACGAGGCCGACATCTTCGAATACGGCTCGACCAGCGCCGGCGAGGCCAGTCAGACCTGGCGGCGGTCGGCCTTCTACCACATGCTCGAAAACGGCCATGACGAGATAGTGATCGATCTCGCCGACACCTCGCACGATTTCTCGATGATCGGCGAACTGGCCGAAAAGGGCCACAAGCATTTCGCCGCCTTCGTGCATCGCTTCGGCGAGGCCGGCACGATCGGCGAGATGGACTGCTTCTATTCCTACTACACCACGCGTCGTTCGGACGGGTTCGACGAGAACCATCTGGCGGCGCTGCGCGACCTGGTGCCGGTGCTCGGGCTCGCGATCAAATCGGCTGCCCAGGTCGAGATCGCCCGCACGCTGGGGCGGGTCTATCTCGGCCGCGACACCGCGGAGCAGGTGCTGCGCGGACGCATGCAGCGCGGCATCACCGAGAAGATCAAGGCCGTGCTGTGGTACTCCGACGTGCGTGGCTCGACCGCGATCAGCGAACGCATCGGCCCGGACGAGATCATCCCGTTCCTCAACGACTATGCGCAGGCCTCGATCGACGCGATCCATGACGCCGGCGGCGAGGTGCTGAAGCTGATCGGCGACGGCGTGCTGGCGATGTTCACCGGCGAGAACGTGGCAGGCGCCAAGCGAGCGGCGCTGCGGGCCGAGCACAGATTCCGGCATAACATCCGCGTGCTGAACGATCGCCGCGAGAACGAGGGTCGGCCGACCACGACGGCCTATGTCGGGCTCCATGTCGGCCAGGTGTTCTACGGCAATATCGGCAGCGAGGACCGGCTGGATTTCACGGTGGTCGGGCCCGCCGTCAACGAGGTCAGCCGGATCGCCTCGATGTGCGCCTCGGTCGATCGCGAGCTGTTGACCTCGACCGATTTCCGCACCGGGCTCGACGCCGCCGGCCGCAACTATCTGGTCTCCACCGGCCGCTTCGTGCTGCGCGGCATCGGCCATGCGCAGGATCTCTACACGCTGGATCCGGCTGTCGCCGCCGACGAGGTGGTCGGCGGCAAATACGAGCGTTACCTGGCGAGCTAG
- a CDS encoding helix-turn-helix domain-containing protein, giving the protein MSQQRDFAASLRWWRQRKGHSQLELAGRADISQRHLSFLELGRAAPSRDMVIRLAAALDVPLRQQNALLVAAGFAPVWRQTDLAAPELAQIRYALDFILAQQEPFPAVVVDRHWNLLLANSGAGQLVEFLVGPLAPGTAVNLADALVAPGVLRPYLTNWTVVAGYFVRSVEADAAADGTTATAELLKRLLAYDGVEAALAAPPGPTSGPVLPMLFRKGDVSLQLFTTIATLGTPQDVTLQELRIESFFPMDEETAQIFRTWSKANPAKAAQS; this is encoded by the coding sequence ATGTCGCAGCAGCGCGATTTTGCAGCCAGCCTGCGCTGGTGGCGGCAACGCAAGGGGCACTCGCAACTCGAGCTCGCCGGGCGCGCGGATATCTCGCAGCGCCATCTCAGCTTCCTCGAGCTCGGGCGCGCCGCGCCGAGCCGCGACATGGTGATCCGGCTTGCCGCGGCGCTCGACGTGCCGTTGCGCCAGCAGAACGCGCTCTTGGTCGCGGCCGGCTTCGCGCCGGTCTGGCGGCAAACCGACCTCGCCGCACCGGAGCTCGCCCAGATCCGCTACGCACTGGATTTCATCCTGGCGCAGCAGGAGCCCTTCCCGGCGGTCGTGGTCGACCGGCACTGGAATCTGCTGCTCGCCAATTCAGGCGCCGGGCAATTGGTGGAATTCCTGGTCGGGCCGCTGGCTCCAGGCACGGCGGTCAATCTCGCCGATGCGCTGGTCGCGCCCGGTGTGTTGCGCCCCTATCTCACCAACTGGACCGTGGTGGCCGGCTACTTCGTCCGCAGTGTCGAGGCCGATGCCGCCGCCGACGGCACCACCGCGACGGCGGAATTGCTCAAGCGCCTGCTGGCCTATGACGGTGTCGAAGCCGCGTTGGCCGCGCCGCCGGGGCCGACATCCGGGCCGGTGCTGCCGATGCTATTCCGCAAGGGCGACGTCAGCCTGCAATTGTTCACCACGATCGCGACGCTGGGGACGCCGCAGGACGTCACGCTGCAGGAGCTGCGCATCGAAAGCTTCTTTCCGATGGACGAGGAGACCGCGCAGATCTTTCGAACCTGGTCGAAAGCGAACCCCGCCAAGGCGGCTCAGTCGTAG
- a CDS encoding Nramp family divalent metal transporter: MDARTPELSSVSVPNAVPGGWRGDAGHVRSLPEVNATVAVPSGGLWWRRLLAFAGPGYLVSVGYMDPGNWATDLAGGSKFGYTLLSVILLSNLMAILLQALAARLGIATDRDLAQACRATYSRPVNLLLWLACEAAIIACDLAEVIGTAIALKLLFGIPLIGGALLAALDAFLLLLLMNRGFRFLEAFVIALLIVIAVCFVVQIAAAAPPVAAVIGGFMPSREIVTNPEMLYIAIGIIGATVMPHNLYLHSSIVQTRAYPRTEEGRRDAIKWATTDSTIALMLALFVNAAILVLAAATFHKSGHSDVAEIDQAFELLSPLLGLGIASTLFAVALLASGLNSTVTATLAGQIVMQGFLDLRLPDWLQRLVTRGIAIVPVIVVAALYGESGTAQLLVFSQVVLSMQLPFAVIPLVRFVSDKRKMGAFAISRPVAVAAWIVAGLIVILNVKLLIDTFFGG; encoded by the coding sequence ATGGATGCTCGGACCCCTGAACTGTCTTCCGTTTCCGTTCCCAATGCCGTGCCAGGCGGCTGGCGGGGCGATGCCGGACATGTGCGCAGCCTGCCGGAGGTGAACGCGACCGTCGCGGTGCCGTCGGGTGGCCTGTGGTGGCGACGGCTGCTGGCCTTCGCCGGGCCGGGCTATCTGGTTTCGGTCGGCTATATGGACCCCGGCAACTGGGCCACCGACCTCGCGGGCGGATCGAAGTTTGGCTACACACTGCTGTCGGTCATCCTGCTCTCGAACCTGATGGCGATTTTGCTGCAGGCACTCGCCGCGCGGCTTGGCATCGCCACCGACCGCGATCTCGCCCAGGCCTGCCGCGCAACCTATTCGCGCCCGGTGAATTTGCTGCTGTGGCTCGCCTGCGAGGCCGCAATCATTGCCTGCGACCTCGCCGAGGTGATCGGCACCGCGATCGCGCTCAAGCTGCTGTTCGGCATTCCCCTGATCGGCGGCGCGCTGCTGGCGGCGCTCGATGCATTCCTGCTGCTGCTCCTGATGAACCGCGGCTTTCGCTTCCTCGAGGCCTTCGTCATCGCGCTCCTGATCGTCATCGCGGTCTGCTTCGTCGTCCAGATCGCCGCCGCCGCGCCGCCGGTTGCCGCTGTGATCGGCGGCTTCATGCCGTCGCGCGAGATCGTCACCAATCCGGAGATGCTGTACATCGCGATCGGCATCATCGGCGCCACCGTGATGCCGCATAATCTCTATCTGCACTCCTCGATCGTGCAGACCCGCGCCTATCCGCGGACCGAGGAGGGACGGCGCGACGCGATCAAATGGGCGACCACCGATTCCACCATCGCGCTGATGCTGGCGCTGTTCGTCAATGCCGCGATCCTGGTGCTGGCGGCCGCGACCTTCCACAAGAGCGGCCATTCCGACGTCGCCGAGATCGACCAGGCGTTCGAGCTGCTGTCGCCGCTGCTTGGGCTGGGCATCGCCTCGACGCTGTTTGCCGTGGCGCTGCTCGCCTCCGGCCTCAACTCGACGGTAACGGCGACGCTGGCCGGACAGATCGTGATGCAGGGCTTTCTCGATCTGCGGCTGCCCGACTGGCTGCAGCGGCTGGTGACCCGCGGCATCGCGATCGTCCCTGTCATCGTGGTCGCTGCGCTCTATGGCGAGAGCGGCACGGCGCAACTGCTGGTGTTCAGCCAGGTCGTGCTGTCGATGCAGCTGCCGTTCGCGGTGATCCCGCTGGTGCGCTTCGTGTCCGACAAGCGCAAGATGGGCGCGTTCGCGATCTCACGCCCCGTCGCGGTGGCGGCGTGGATCGTCGCCGGGCTGATCGTCATCCTGAACGTGAAGCTGCTGATCGATACGTTCTTCGGCGGCTAA